The Bacteroidales bacterium DNA segment CCATGGATAAATACGGCGTTCATAAATTCTTTCGTCATAGGAGTTGCCAATGAGGGCAAAGGCTGCGAATTCCCATTCGGCTTCGGTCGGGAGGCGGTATTTCGGCAGGAGAATTCCGTCTTCCAGACGCACTTTTCTTTCTTCTTTGTTCGGATCAAGGGAAGGCAGGTTTTGTTTTACCAGGCCTTCGTACTGGCCGGCAAGGTATGCATCGGTATTGAAGTTTTCCGCTCCCTGCTGGTTGGGATCCCACTGAAGAATTCCTTTGTCGATCAGAATTTTTTCATTCACCCTGTCAGTTCTCCAGGCACAGTAATCATTGGCCTGCAGCCAGTTGACACCTACTACCGGATACTCATTGTAAGCGGGATGCCTGAAATAGTATTGCACGTAAGGTTCATTGTAAGCCAGCGGCCTTCTCCATACGAGCGTATCGGGCAGGGCATTTTTATAAACATCGGGGTACTGGGCAAAAACCCTGCTGATCCAGTAAAGGTATTCACGGTAGTCTACATTTCGCACTTCGGTTTCGTCCATATAGAACGAACTGACAGTAACCCGGCGGGGAACATTGTTCCAGTCGAACATGACATCCTGTTCAACCCGGCCCATGGTAAATGAACCACCTTCAATGAACACCAGGCCAGGACCTGTTGTCTGTTCATATTTGGTCACAACTTCAAAACCACCGTTTTCACGATCATTATATGCCCATCCTGTTTTTGTTGATTCCTTGCCGGATTGTGTGATGTCTCCGCCGCTTTTACAGGAGGACAAAACAAGAGTTCCAGCTACTAAAACAGCTAAAAAAACTGCCTTGATTTTCATAGGAGTTTTGATTTGATTCAGATTCAAATATACACAAAAATTTTTTTGATGTACAAACATAACTAAATTTTGGGACATTTTATTGCATGAATGGTTTTTCTTTTCTTTATCTGGTCAACTTTTAATGAACAGGTAACTTCCCAGGAACCTTTCCGGGGAAGCCGGGAAGCTGACAAAGCGTCGGCATCGTACGAAACAGCCACCTGGAGGCGTCCCGCATTCATTCCGGCAAGGGCAACCACGGTAATCCAGCTGAGGTTGGTATTGCTTCGGGCCCAGATACCGGCATAAAGCGGTTTAACTGAAAAATAGCTTCCTGTCTGAATCAGTGTCAGATTGCCCTGATGCCAGAATGTGAGGTTGGGCGAAATGCTGAGAGGCTGCAAGCTCAGAAGGCTCCGCGAAATTTCGAAGTTATAACCGGCATGGGCCGTAACACGCAACGGAATCCGGTATCCGCCTGACAGCAAAGGCCGGGTCAGATGGTGGGCCGATGCCCCAAAATACATGGACCGGTAAACTGCTGCAAAGCCTGTTGCGAAATCGGGAACTGTTTTACCGGGAGGCAGGCCGGTCTCATTTCCCGGAAGGGTTGTCAGAGTGGCCGGGTCAATCTGATCGGGGAACAGAAGCTCCGAAGTATTAAATCCGCTTTGAATTCCTCCGGCCTGTATGGCAAAACTGGCCGATAGGGCTGAGGAGATCACGGCCTCATAACTGTAAATGCATTCAGCCCGCGTAATAGAAAAAAGTCCGGAATAGTTTTCCCGAACCACCGCAAATCCTGCTGCTCCATGTATCCGTTCGACCGGCAGGCTGGCTGAAACGCCATAGTACCGGAAAGGGTTATTCAGTTGAAGCCATTGGCTCCGGTGAAAAACAGAAACCGATCCGTATCCGCGGGCTCCTGCAAAGGCGGGGTTCAGATTCAGCAACTGCTCATACGGCTGCGAATAAACAGCATCCTGAGCGGAAACCGATATATTGATCACCTGCATGACGAACAATATAAACCACCACCGGCGTAAAACAATTCCTGTAATTTTCACTAAGTTTACACCCGACAACATTGGCTTGTTGCAATAAATATACGAAGATAACGTTTAATGGTTACATTTTCTTGCCTGTTCATTCTCCGATGAAGATATTTTTTCAGCATAAAAAACGGAAGGTTCTGTTGGTTCTGTTCTCCTGCTTAATACTGGTACCGGACATATACTCCCAGCAGGTGTATTTCCGCAGGCTGCAATGGCATGAGCCGCATCAGGTGATGATTGACAGCATCCGCAAAAAGATTCCTTCCTTCGATGGGGCCGTATATCCCGACAGCCTGTTCACACTTCCTTATTTTCAGGAACTGTTTCCGGGCAGGGCAGGGATGCGGGTCAGCATTCTGCCCGGGGCAGTGTACGAGCCTGTTCCCGAAGAAGAAAGGCAGGATCTTGGTCTTCTTCCGGATACATTGTCATTTACTGTTTTTCTGTCCACTGAAAGAAAGAAGACAGTTACTGTACTTCGGGTTCTCCCGTTCAGAAAAAATCCTGACTCAGGAATCCCTGAAAGGCTGGTTTCTTTCAGGATCTACATTACTCCATCTGAACAAATGGCAGAGACAGCCCGGAAAAGTGCCGGAATCCGGAGCACTGCATCATTAATGGCAAGCGGTAAATGGTACCGGATTAAGGTTGCGGAAAACGGTATCTATAAACTGACCTATGCCCGTTTACAGGAACTTGGATTTGCCGATCCTTCCAGAGTCAGGTTATTCGGATACGGTAGCGGGATGCTTCCGGTGGTTCCGGGGCAGAGGACGCTTGATGATATGGCGGAAGTTCCCGTTTTTTTTAACAAAGGCTCTGACGGTGTTTTCGGACCCGGGGATTACCTGTTGTTCTATGCAGAGGGCCCGGTAAAGAGGTATTATAATGAGTCGCAGTCCATGTTTCGTCACACGGTTCATGGCTTCAGTAATTTTGCCTGGTATTTCATTTCCGATGTTCAGGGGCTGAGGAAAGAAATAGAAGAATATGATCCCGGTCAGGCCGGTGCGGTAAAAAGCATTACCACCTTTCCTGAACATCAGTGGCATGAGAACGAGTTGGTCAATCTGATCCGTTCAGGCTCCCAGTGGTTTGGAGAGGCATTTGATGTGAACGTATCGCGAAGTTTCAGTTTTGCCATACCTGATATAAATCCGGCCGTTCCGGTAAAGGTTTTTGTGACGGCTGCCGGACGTTACAGCAGTACTACTTCACTTTCGGTTCAGGTTAACAATGCTTTCCTTGGCAGCATCAGCTTTTCCCCTGTTAGTTTGTCGAGTTCAACCGGGAATTATGCATCGTATGGACAAGCGTCGTATACAGTTTCTGTGGCGGGATCCCCTGTTACAGTCACCCTGCAGTACAACCGGCCTGACCTTGCGGCAGTTGCGTGGCTTGACTATATTGATATCACCGCAGAAAGGATGCTTCGTATGACCGGTAATTATTTTGCCTTCCGGTCGGTTCCTCAGACCTCCTCCGGTGAACTGGCTGAATATGTTCTGGAAAATGCCACCGAAGATCTTCAGGTATGGGAAGTTACGGATATTCATCGGATACGGAAGATGAAGACTGCTTTGGCAGGATCGGTTTTGCGGTTCAGATACCCTGCCGACTCGGTAAGGGAGTTTATTGCATTCCGGCCTTCGGCAGATTTTTCCGCACCTGTTACCCAGGGGGAAGATGTGGGGCCGGCACCCAATCAGAATATTCATGGGGCTGGTCCGGCCGATATGATCATTATTACCCATCCGGCCTTCATAACCCAGGCCGAAGAACTGGCCCGGATACGGCGGGAAAATGATGGCCTGCGGGTACATGTGTTTACGGCCCAGCAGGTTTATAACGAGTTTTCATCAGGCACACCCGATGTTTCTGCTATTCGTGATGCGGTAAAATTGTTTTATGACAAAGCATCCTCGGAGGACGATCTGCCGCGATACCTTCTGCTTTTTGGCGATGGCTCCTTTGATAACCGGAATCAGAATCCGGCCAATCCGAACTATATTCTTACCTACCAGTCTCCCAATTCGATCACGCAAACTGCCTCGTATGTGAGCGATGATTTTTTTGGCATGCTGGATGACGGGGAACTGCTGACCAGCGGCATGCTGGATGTCGGCGTGGGCCGGTTGCCCGTAAAATCGGCAAACGAAGCCGATGCCGTACTGGAGAAACTGAAAAATTACCGGAATATGGCCGTTCATGGCGACTGGAACAATCTGATTACCATGATAGGCGATGATGAGGACAACGGTACCCACATGTACCAGAGTGACCTGCTTGCCACTTATCTGGACGAGAATTATCCGGAGTTCAATATTGAAAAGATTTATCTGGACGCATACAGGCAGGTTTCTTCTTCCACCGGTACCACCTATCCGGATGTGAACAAGGCGATTAATCTGCGGATGAAGAAGGGTGCACTGATTGTCAATTATGTGGGTCATGGCAATGAAAACGGCCTGGCACACGAACGGATTCTTCAGACTGCCGATATCAAAGGTTGGGAAAATACCGGAAAGTTACCGCTATTTGTCACTGCCACCTGTGAATTCAGCCGGTTTGATGATGTGAAGATCAGCGGAACCAATTACAGTGATGCTACTTCGGCCGGTGAGCAGGTTCTCCTGTGTCAGGGCGGGGGAGGGATTGCCCTGTTGAGTACCAGCAGGCTGGTTTATTCGGGTCCGAATTTTGTTCTGAACGAAAATTTCTATAAACAGATTTTCAGACGAAATGCGGATAATACGCCTCTCAGGCTGGGGGATGTCATCAGGTTTACCAAAAACAGTTCCGGTTCAGGTACGAACAAATTGAATTTTGTTCTGCTGGGCGATCCTTCTCTTGTTCTGGCCTACCCGCAGTGGAAAATTGTTGTTGATTCCCTGAACGGAATTCCTGTTCAGGACTTTGCCGATACGGTCAAGGCGCTTGGCAGCATGATGGTTTCGGGGCATATTGAAGATGCCGGGGGGAATTTTGCTCCGGATTTCAGGGGCAATCTGGTGGCAGCGCTGTTCGACAAGCCGGCCATAATTACCACACTCAACAATGACGGAGAAGGGAGTTTTCAATATTCCAGCTTCAATAGCATTTTGTTTAAAGGGCAGGCAAAAGTTGCGGAAGGGAAATTCCGGTTCAGGCTTTTTGTGCCCAAGGACATCAATTACCTGCCGGGAAAGGGGAAAATAAGCCTGTATGCAAAATCAGACGCTACGCAGGCCAACGGTGTTTTGCAGAACATTGTTATAGGCGGTATTTCTCCGCAGGCGGAAACCGATAATGAGGGCCCTTTCATTCGGTTGTATTTGAACGATACCCTTTTCAGGGACGGAGGAGTAACTTCCGAAAATCCGGTACTGATTGCCTTACTGCAGGACGAGCACGGGATCAATACCACCGGTAGCGGAATAGGTCACGATATCACTGTGATTCTTGACAATGAAGAGCGGTTTGTACTGAATGATTTTTATATAGCTGAGCCCGACGATTACCGGCAGGGACGCGTGGAATTCCCTCTTTCCGGTCTGGTGCCGGGCCTGCACACCCTTCAGTTCAAAGCCTGGGACACCTATAATAACTCGTCGGAGGCCTCTATTTCGTTTGAGGTATTCCAATCCGACGCTCCCATGATCAGCAGGCTGTACAATTATCCCAATCCTTTCAGTGATTATACGGCATTGGTTCTGGAGCACAATCAGGCAGGGAAAAGCGCGGTGCTGCAGCTTCAGATCTATTCTCTGACGGGCGAAATGGTGTATTCGTGGAGCGAACCGCTCAGTGCTTCGGGTTTTGTTACCATTCCCGTAATATGGTCTGGAGTGAGCCCTTCAGGGAGAAAACTTCCCGGAGGTGTTTATCTCTACAAGGTAACGATTGTCAACAGCCAGGGAAGAACTGATAGCAAAAGTGGCAGAATGATGGTTATCCGCTGATTTTTTTTACCGGTTGGGCAATAAATTTTATATTTGTCAGGTTTACTAAATGGGAAAGAATAAAATTGTTAATATGGCACAAATAAAAACTGCAAAACTTGTCTTTCTGAGCATTGTGTTCATGACCGTACAGTTTGTTGTTCAGG contains these protein-coding regions:
- a CDS encoding SUMF1/EgtB/PvdO family nonheme iron enzyme produces the protein MKIKAVFLAVLVAGTLVLSSCKSGGDITQSGKESTKTGWAYNDRENGGFEVVTKYEQTTGPGLVFIEGGSFTMGRVEQDVMFDWNNVPRRVTVSSFYMDETEVRNVDYREYLYWISRVFAQYPDVYKNALPDTLVWRRPLAYNEPYVQYYFRHPAYNEYPVVGVNWLQANDYCAWRTDRVNEKILIDKGILQWDPNQQGAENFNTDAYLAGQYEGLVKQNLPSLDPNKEERKVRLEDGILLPKYRLPTEAEWEFAAFALIGNSYDERIYERRIYPWNGHNVRNDVKKYRGEMRANFVRGRGDMMGTAGNLNDNAEIPAPVKSYWPNDYGLYNMAGNVNEWVADVYRPLSFEDFDEFNPFRGNVFMELERDEEGKVAQKDSLGRLRYHPVPAEKTAQRWNYDHSDYRNYQDGDFTSSIEYTNEDADKGPGSQRMYAQKEQDYASLINDEVRVYKGGSWRDRAYWLSPGTRRYLHEKASRDDLGFRCAMTRVGPPAGK
- a CDS encoding PorP/SprF family type IX secretion system membrane protein — its product is MKITGIVLRRWWFILFVMQVINISVSAQDAVYSQPYEQLLNLNPAFAGARGYGSVSVFHRSQWLQLNNPFRYYGVSASLPVERIHGAAGFAVVRENYSGLFSITRAECIYSYEAVISSALSASFAIQAGGIQSGFNTSELLFPDQIDPATLTTLPGNETGLPPGKTVPDFATGFAAVYRSMYFGASAHHLTRPLLSGGYRIPLRVTAHAGYNFEISRSLLSLQPLSISPNLTFWHQGNLTLIQTGSYFSVKPLYAGIWARSNTNLSWITVVALAGMNAGRLQVAVSYDADALSASRLPRKGSWEVTCSLKVDQIKKRKTIHAIKCPKI
- the porU gene encoding type IX secretion system sortase PorU; this translates as MYFRRLQWHEPHQVMIDSIRKKIPSFDGAVYPDSLFTLPYFQELFPGRAGMRVSILPGAVYEPVPEEERQDLGLLPDTLSFTVFLSTERKKTVTVLRVLPFRKNPDSGIPERLVSFRIYITPSEQMAETARKSAGIRSTASLMASGKWYRIKVAENGIYKLTYARLQELGFADPSRVRLFGYGSGMLPVVPGQRTLDDMAEVPVFFNKGSDGVFGPGDYLLFYAEGPVKRYYNESQSMFRHTVHGFSNFAWYFISDVQGLRKEIEEYDPGQAGAVKSITTFPEHQWHENELVNLIRSGSQWFGEAFDVNVSRSFSFAIPDINPAVPVKVFVTAAGRYSSTTSLSVQVNNAFLGSISFSPVSLSSSTGNYASYGQASYTVSVAGSPVTVTLQYNRPDLAAVAWLDYIDITAERMLRMTGNYFAFRSVPQTSSGELAEYVLENATEDLQVWEVTDIHRIRKMKTALAGSVLRFRYPADSVREFIAFRPSADFSAPVTQGEDVGPAPNQNIHGAGPADMIIITHPAFITQAEELARIRRENDGLRVHVFTAQQVYNEFSSGTPDVSAIRDAVKLFYDKASSEDDLPRYLLLFGDGSFDNRNQNPANPNYILTYQSPNSITQTASYVSDDFFGMLDDGELLTSGMLDVGVGRLPVKSANEADAVLEKLKNYRNMAVHGDWNNLITMIGDDEDNGTHMYQSDLLATYLDENYPEFNIEKIYLDAYRQVSSSTGTTYPDVNKAINLRMKKGALIVNYVGHGNENGLAHERILQTADIKGWENTGKLPLFVTATCEFSRFDDVKISGTNYSDATSAGEQVLLCQGGGGIALLSTSRLVYSGPNFVLNENFYKQIFRRNADNTPLRLGDVIRFTKNSSGSGTNKLNFVLLGDPSLVLAYPQWKIVVDSLNGIPVQDFADTVKALGSMMVSGHIEDAGGNFAPDFRGNLVAALFDKPAIITTLNNDGEGSFQYSSFNSILFKGQAKVAEGKFRFRLFVPKDINYLPGKGKISLYAKSDATQANGVLQNIVIGGISPQAETDNEGPFIRLYLNDTLFRDGGVTSENPVLIALLQDEHGINTTGSGIGHDITVILDNEERFVLNDFYIAEPDDYRQGRVEFPLSGLVPGLHTLQFKAWDTYNNSSEASISFEVFQSDAPMISRLYNYPNPFSDYTALVLEHNQAGKSAVLQLQIYSLTGEMVYSWSEPLSASGFVTIPVIWSGVSPSGRKLPGGVYLYKVTIVNSQGRTDSKSGRMMVIR